Proteins co-encoded in one Kwoniella shandongensis chromosome 12, complete sequence genomic window:
- a CDS encoding adenine phosphoribosyltransferase translates to MSDIAFLKSTLGVHPDFPKKGITFLDIFPLLRSPLAFETLITHLTHHILTTFPSSKPDVIVGLDARGFLIGPIIAMRLGAAFVPVRKGGKLPGQVEVVKYEKEYGTDEFEIQAGAIQPGQKCIVIDDLIATGGSAAAAGELIKKSQGITLEYLFIVSLPFLKGHEKLDAPIYALIEAED, encoded by the exons ATGTCCGACATCGCTTTCTTGAAATCTACCTTGGGTGTTCACCCCGATTTCCCCAAGAAG GgaatcaccttcctcgacatcttcccccttctccgttCTCCTCTCGCCTTCGAGaccctcatcacccatctcacccaccacatcctcaccaccttcccttcatccAAACCCGACGTCATTGTCGGTCTCGATGCCCGAGGTTTCCTCATCGGTCCCATCATCGCTATGCGATTGGGTGCCGCTTTCGTCCCTGTTCGAAAGGGCGGAAAGTTGCCTGGTCAGGTCGAGGTTGTGAAGTACGAAAAGGAGTATGGAACGGACGAGTTTGAGATTCAGGCAGGAGCTATCCAACCTGGTCAGAAATGTATCGTCATCGA CGACCTCATCGCGACCGGTGGTtccgccgccgctgccggtGAACTCATCAAGAAGTCTCAAGGTATCACCCTCGAgtacctcttcatcgtcagcTTGCCCTTCCTCAAGGGACACGAGAAACTTGACGCCCCCATCTACGCTTTGATCGAGGCCGAGGACTAG